The region ttcaacaggacttggaggggaatgagctgtttggagcccaagctctggcgacggtacgtactttacttatgctttttacaattctcttttctttcttttctaaacctttgatgttttctcttgcaggctaacgcccattttcaaggggcaattcaccaagccaaggcttggaaggttggcctggaagatgccaacaagaagttggaggaggccaatcaaaaaattgaggcccttgaagctcaattggcctcttccacttctgacctggagacggcccgggctgaaaatgtcatcttgaaggcgcagaaggaaaaagcctttgatggctggatggacactcaagaattcaaagacttgatggtggagcatgacgcccttcttcatcctgttagctataaggaaggctgggacgctgctgtggaggccatccaggatgagtttcccgaggtccttgagcagtcgccctttccttgcccagtgcgggttccagagcttggaggtgttactgaaaagcttgctggcatgatcaaggatggagaggaggaagattcctccgaggaggaattcgagcctgtcgctaagaaggccagggtggaagaatctcccaaagcagcgcctcaacagccatcatctcctgctgagggaacttctacagggacttcggaggggacgaccgagacgtccgaagaaacgactgaaacttccgaagagacttcggatagtggttctgaggaatctcagccttccaaggcctagctttttgtatatcttctttttgaactttatttatatcagcacttgttacccttcggggttatgttttatacgttgcttttcttAGCCTTTTTCCGTTTTAACTTTacaatatgcatttgaaccttaaacatccttggattgaaataatttcaagctctttaatatgaagtctggtttttcaaaaccttacacagcatgggttcgaccctaatcaataataactagacattgtaaattctactggaatataaaattctacgcaagcaaagcttccaggtgcttttaaacctatttgtcacaatgacaagtgagaatcgtacttagcctatcttacacgtagtaaaccttcaggttttgtgcatgccaggtcctcgggacttcaaaaccatccattgtTTCCAGCTTGTagttcctctaccctgaacgctcttgactctgtacggcccttcccaatttggggcaagctttcctttctgtccaacaccagaagcctctatttttctcaaaactagatcaccttgtttaaaaaacctctctttaacccttaagttgtagtagaatgaagcttttttctgatattctactatcttcgcatgtgctttatctcgcactttatcgattaaatccagggctaacttctgcccttcttcattttctttttcatcaaaagcctgaatccttggagaggaatgtgatatctccacgggaactactgcttctgccccatatgccaacatgaaaggagttgcatctgtcgtgactctacaggtagtcctataggcccataatatgggaagtatctcatccacccaattatttcttgacttttcgatcctcttctttagtccatccaggattatccgatttgctacctccgcttgcccattggcttgcgggtgagccacagaggtgaaccgtaactcaatttcattttcttcgcaatacttcttgaattcctcgttgttgaattgtgttccattgtcagtgacgaggatacggggaattccatatcggcacataatgttttcccacaggaattgtgcaacctgcttagttgtgattttggccaaaggtttggcttcgatccacttggtgaaataatcaatggctacaatcagaaacttcctttgtgctgtggccataggaaaaggccctagaatatccatcccccacatagcaaagggaataggtgagttgatagaggtcagcatctcggggggttgtctggcgactggtgcatgcttctgacagcgatcacacttctttacatattctttggcatcagccatcatttctggccaatagaagcccaaatgggttatcttatgagccaaggccctgccccccaagtatTGCCCACAAATACCatcatgcacttcctcaagagctaagcgtgcctcatcgggcctgagacacctcaagtaaggaaccacgaaagatcttttatatagaatcccatctatcaaagagtaccttagtgctcgaacagttaacttccgtgcctcaattgcatcgcttggcaaccaaccggtctgaatgtgagccttgataggatcaatccatgacgtccccaagcctatgggagccacaagcttaacatctatgcttcgtgtcttcaaaacacggaagtacacacttcctgaactttcttcaatctcagatgaagcaaactttgatagcgcatctgctttagcattttcttcccttggaatgtgttcaacatggcattcatcaaattgggtcatcacagcccttactaggcgaacatacttagccatcgtatcatcccttgcctcaaattctccctttacctgggatatgatcagcttcgagtctccacggacctttaagtttttgactctaagtgtcccagctagaccaaggccagcaatcagggcttcatactctgcctcattgtttgtggttgggaagtctagcttcatagcatactcaattaagaatccatcagggctttgcaaaaccaaccctgctccactggaatttgtttttgatgctccatcaaaatagagaacccaatattctttatccttgtccccattgtcgactcccttgtcttgaggtatggtatcttcctgcccccccgacttcttggttgggtatggtacattccaccacgaagtcagctaatgtctgggcttttatggccgtacgtggcttatacttgagatcgaactctcccaactctattgcccacttaatcagtctcccacttgccttgggactgtgaatgatatttctcagtggctgatttgttagcacttcaatttggtgagcttgaaaataaggacgcagctttcttgaagccattaccaaggctaaagcgaatttctcaatggctgaataattcaactcagcaccatgcaaaattttactgacatagtatacgggtttctggactttcagttcctctttaaccaacacggcgctcaaggcgctctctgaaacagccaagtacaagaataaaacttcattcagaactggcttggccaacaacgaggcctggcccatatacttctttaactcttcaaatgccttctgattttcctcactccatacaaagtctttgatgttctttagtgacttgaaaaatgacaagcatttgtctcctgacttggagatgaatcgtcctaacgcagcaacccttcctgtgagcttctgaacatccttgacagttttggggggttccatgtccaggattgcctttattttatcggggtttgcctcaattcccctcttcgagaccatcaatcccaagaattttccagatcctactccgaaagcacacttcgtcggattcaacatcatcttgtggtacctcaggacctcaaaagcttcccttaaatgggctatatgatcagtctttactagactcttgactaacatgtcatcaacatagacttccatagtcttaccaataagatccttaaaaattctatttaccaacctttgataggtggctcctgcattcttgagaccaaacgccataacaagataacaataaacaccaaagtcagtgataaatgatacctttggaatgtcatccttatgcattttgatctggttgtatccgctaaacccatccatgaaactcagcatctcatgtccagcggtggcatcaatcaaagtatcaattctaggcagcggaaaacagtctttggggcatgcatcattcagattggtgaagtctatacacatcctccactttccattagccttctttataattacagggtttgctaaccactccgaaaattgaatctcctcaatgaaaccagcctctaagagcttttccacttcctgctttatagcctcttgtctttccggggcaaaatttcttttcttttgtttcactgtcttccggcttggatctacgtttagcttgtgagtaattaactccgggtctatgcctggcatatcagctgctgaccatgcaaacacatcactattttcttgcaaaaatttcattaacttccctctaaggggctcctctaatgtggctccaacgaaagtcgtcctctcaggattctcggggtctaaaggaaccgaaaccaattcttctgctggccttcctctattctcatcattttctcgaacatccatatcttcaataggaagaacctgccccccgactccatctgccctcaaagaggccacataacagcttctagcctttttttgatctcctctctcttctccaatcccgtttcgggtgggaaacttcatgactgaatggtaggaagaggggactgccttgaaggcatgtatccctgttctccccatgatagcattataagttgaactagcctttaccaccacgaaatccagcatctgcgttgcttgccttggctccgtacctatggtggttggcaatttgattatcccttccacaggacattctactccagcaaatccatatatcggcatgtcggttggtgttaactgggagtcgttataccccatccttagaaaggtgtcgtggagcaagatatccacagaagcaccattatccacaaggaccctcttaaccgggctatttcctattattggtgttatgaccagcgggtcgtcatggggaaacttcacaccctctaggtcggaatcatcaaaagccaatgttacttctgtcctggccctcttcggggcttctccaacaatatgcataacctctctagtatatgcctttctggaatttttggacaatccaacagcagttggacctccaaagatcgtgtttatcacaggccctcgaggtctcggccctccataaatggtgtttataactggtcctctaggctgggggtttcgcccctgatcgtcttggtccctcctacgatcttcaaagttcttccttccattattacttctgtcccctccatctccagtatacttgttcaatcttccttttcgaatcaaaaactcaatttcatctttcaattgcctacactcatcgtTGTCATGgtcaacatctttgtgaaacctgcaatacttgcccttatctagcttggcgggatcagctttcaagggcttaggccagcgaatatctctgtctttctcaatctccatcaaaatctgacttctgggagcattcagcttagcgtattcagtgaacttttgcccaggtcctcccttcttgggggttgaatcagggttttgttcggttctaggatatttgtccttagcgatatactccaaatcagtttttcgtttcttgcctccagtgggctcattacttactacggtcttcctcatactttcttcaaccttgatatactttaTTGCCCTCTCTTgaagctgcaacatgctctcagggggtcgtttggccaaagacatcttgaaaaactcatccctagttccttgttgcagtgctatcatggctaccttatcatcaaggtctgggacttttaaagcctcctttgtaaaacgattcaggtaatctcttaaggattccttagctccctgcacaagactcataagagatgctgaacttttctcatagactcttccactgatgaattgcttaataaaagcatgacttaattctctgaatgatccaatagaatttgggggtaggcgactgtaccatctttgagccatacccgacagggtttgagggaaggcccgacattttatagcatcattcacgggttgcagcagcagtgcattagggaatgtcctaacatgattagcggggtctcccgtgccatcataggctttgatagtgggcatcttgaattttcttgagatatgggcattcattatctcttctgtgaagggtggagttggatcatcaggatctccaaggggaaggagattgcttggatcagttcttgggacagcagcccttcttcttaccggaccatccaggtctatgataggaggaggatttctccccctaggaggcatgtggggtctggtggcttggtgagcctccaaatcacgcctcagcctttggatttcagcctcatgagccctgatcttttcctgcacttcttggggattcgcccctggggtgctttgggggcgttgccttccatcggccattggctcttttccaggacgcctccttctcggggccacttcatcatccgaagattcggagtctctctcagtgtatggaccagaaaattcccgatcctcagggataggatccaaacctcgtatataggggggcgaccgccctcgtgcttcgcttcgcccagcatatccgcttcctccaacctcagggtgaaggggcatcccataaggggggttagtagtaacaatagttgaatattcatacccgacgggtcgagaattcacaggtatatgtatttgttgaacttgaggattcgtaccttgaatcgggggagttgtcccttgtagctggggttgagttgcccctgtctgggcttcctcctgagtagatgcataagttgaatggggaggaacctccacggttgataaaatcacctgggttgtctctaatggtgttccttcctctagagctccaattgttctccgtgttctcgccatggttgttgttgtgattcccacagacggcgccaaatgttatggataaaaaaccaaggttattacttgctgtatttaatactaagattcgggagctcaaggcctttaatggctgctctcgtgtttcgtgactcaatctgcctttacgagatgcctacgtatctcggtgaattagagaatcaagccaaaaaatgtagttctgattggtgggggtgagaccccttatatagatgttgggagtccttgaattggacttggtataggagacttggtgggcaagtctcataattagaatggactttggagtcctaggtagtaggaaactgattccttatccttttaggtccccttgaggctaatctccaaggatttatatccttatcgggactcttttcaacatctgatttgtcccttattaattaattacgaatttaattaataatcagggcttttgggccttttttattccatcaggccggatctggtccatcaggcttaacctttctggtctgagtatcatatatctttttattgggcctagcagcccacagtttgtacaattaatgcagtatttaattatacaaacataatttatttatccctatcaagtgggtatagtggaggaAAGTAGGGGATGtagttaatataaaaattataaaaaatttactatttttgaaaaattttgaattgtaaacaattggaaggtacatcccaaaaaggaaagtgtaaacaaatgggagggagaGTGAGTAGCATATATTTGCATTAATAGAGTATAGCCTATATATGAAACCAAAAGTCATCTTCCAAAATCACGATCAAAGGTAGCGCAACGCAGCCCTCGACTATTTGTTCATAACATGGAGTCGCCATCTATTGCAAATTTCGTGTATGAGTGATGAATGTGTGTGTGTTAATTATGTGATTTGTTttcaatatattttttatttttgcaGCAAAAAGGTTTATTCTGAAGCAACTTCAATGGACTCGGATGTAGTTGAAATATCTCCGCCGCAGCAGCGTGTTACTCGGAGTTCAAAGTCCAAAGCTCCGATAATTCATGTGTATGAGTGATGAATGCGTGTGTGCGCTAATTATGTGATTGGCTTTTGATATATTTTGATtgagttttttttttgtttttgcaGTAATAAGGTTAATTCTGAAGGAACTTCAATGGACTTGGATGTAGTTGAAATATCTCCGCCGCAGCGTGTTACTCGGAGTTCAAAGTCGAAAGCTCTTAAAATTACTGAGGTGAAATTATTGAACTTCTTTGTTATGTATCTTGTCAAACGCTGATAAATTAATTTAGTCATCTAATACATTGAGCAGAAATTTATAGTACATTGCATTATAATTAGTTTACGACTTGCATGTAATGATAGTTGATCAGTGATATATTGATTAGTCATTATTCATGGGATTTCTCGACTGTAGAAAAGAAGTTTGTTAGGATCGTAAGCCAAAACAAGCTAGAACAAACTAAATTCACTAGTTAATTCAAGTAGTCTTAATTATAAGAGATTACATATATAGGAGTAAGTCCCTTAGCCACAAAGTAAAAAATTTCTAATTAAAGAAAACAAATCCATTTATCATTCTACTCTTATAGTTTAGAATATTCTCTTGATAATTATCTAATATAACTAATACCCGATAGATTACAATCAAATATATTCTTGATTAATTACAtaaattaaatacaaattatttTAATTCCTTGTTCCGCTTTATTAAATCCATTAGGAGACTTGATAGGCCACAAATAAATCTTATGTTGATTAGGAAAGTTGAAATATCTTTGCAACGTCTTTCGGTCTCACCCTCCTTTTGTTTCTTAATTGGTCCTATTGCTTAAGTAGCTTAGCTTAAATGGTGAGGGAATAACAATTTAAAGGGTGAGCGGATAATGCTCAAGTATTACTCAAGATTACCAAAGAAAATACGGCAATTATGTAATAATAAACAAGATATATATAAAACTGAGAAAAACCCAAGTTGCATTTGGCACGCCATCATTTAGAATCAAAGCCTGAAAATAACTAATAAGTAGTCGGCTAACATCTTAGTAGAGCATTCTTGACTATCTCATCCTATAAATATATCTCAGATTTACAAGGTATGAATTTGATATGATTGTGTTCTCATAAATAAGAAGGCTGAGAGACGCTAAGCACCACTTTAGAAACCTAAAAGTTCTGTAGTTCACGACTAAATTGAAACAATTTCTTCTCATGACAAAGAAACCTGAATATGTTTTGAATTGGCCTTGTCGACGAAATTAATGCATAGTAGTAATAAGAAAGGAAAAGCTGTCCAGTTAGTATTCCTTTGTTTATCCccaaattttattatatttacaTTTTTCTGCCTTAATACCAAAGCTAATAACTGTAATCATTTATCCTTTTTACGCCATATGTCTTAATCATATTATTAGTCAAGTTTATAGTAATAAATAATAGATACAGCTCTCCTGTAATGTATATAATTCTATAATTTTATTGTCAAAGTTAAGTAACAATGTCTACTTGGCACAACTAGCATTGATTGTTGAAAACTACATTGATGTGGTGGTCATGATTTGTTATAAATGGACAAGTTTCACTTGTATACATTAATTAGAGCTAgctattttttttatattttttcttgaataaataATGGCATAGCCGTAAGCCGATGAAATAATGGTAGTACTATACATATACAAAAGCGTGTTCTTCATAAGTTTATTCCAAAACATGGGTATTATGCAGTTGATGATGGTATATCTTTCTTCTCTTACTAATGAAGTATGTTAATAAATGCTTCTACCAAGTTAAATAATTTTCGAATTTTCTACTAATTCTTCACCTCTTCAATCACAGTTGCATAATTTCTTGACTAAATAAGTAATGCAATTTTGAATATGAAGTACTAATTTTCTCTTAAGAATAAAAAATTACTGATTACTATGCATAACATGTCCCTTGAATCCGACTGATGCAGGTTACAAATCAGGAAATAATTGACGTTGATATGGATGGAAAGCATGGAAATATGAATATTAAAGGGAAGGCTGTTAACAAATATAACGGGAAGGTAGTTGTGTTTTACCTGACTCTACTCTGAAGCACATGTTACTTATTAGTTGTTAAATGGTCAATTTATAACCTGTTCTTCCTCGTCAGAGGGTCGGTGTAATCCAATTAGTTAACTCATTCTTTTGCTTGTCATTTTTAGAGAGCTGCAAGAGTTGATACTATGGTATCTCATAAATTAAGCCTTGCATGAGTGTATGGCGATCTGTCTTCAAAGAAGAGCTCTGCTCCAGGATCACAGAATATAGGTAATTAAAGGTTTCATAATAGATTTCACTTCAAGTAAAAGGGGCTTTTGCAATAGATTACTTCCGACAGACTTTATGCAAGCATTCGATGACAGTCAGATGTACAATGACCGCAGACTTAGGCACTCCAGCTGCGTCATCTTCCAAAAGGCAAAGAAATGCTACAGATTTAGGGACTCCAGCTGCATCATCTTCCAAAAGGGAAAAGAGTGATTCACTAAAACACTTGCATGAAGATGAGATTCTCAAGAATTTGGAACAATTTAAAAAATTCGACATTGTCAAAGACCCTTCTGATCATCATTATGTGAAAAATGGAAACTCAGCCAAGCTGGTAAGGATAttgaaaatatataaattttatctTAAAACCTCTCCCGTTgcaaaatatataaatatttagttcaaatttagcaaaaaaataatatttatgtcaGCCATCAAAGAGTTGGTCAAAGAAAATTCAGGAGGAATGGAAGATTCTAGAGAAGCATTTACCAGGttattttttctggattttcACATGCTTTCTTAAATCTTTATAGTAAAAGCATGTTCCTTTAATTTGGACCATTTGATTTACAATTATCATTTGTTGTATGCTTGCTTTTTGCTTGCTTTTTAGATACCATATTTGTTAGGGCCTATGAATCCAGAATGGATCTTTTGAGAGCTGTAATTGTTGGAGCAGCGGGGACTCCCTATCATGAAGGCCTATTCTTCTTTGATGTGTTCTTCCCTGACAATTATCCTAATTCCCCACCGGTATGCTTCTGTTACTTAAATGTAACATAAATTTATTAAGTTGATGATTCTGGCACTATCCTAATCACCATGAAATTTAC is a window of Apium graveolens cultivar Ventura chromosome 11, ASM990537v1, whole genome shotgun sequence DNA encoding:
- the LOC141698153 gene encoding uncharacterized protein LOC141698153; protein product: MSDECVCVNYVICFQYIFYFCSKKVYSEATSMDSDVVEISPPQQRVTRSSKSKAPIIHVNKVNSEGTSMDLDVVEISPPQRVTRSSKSKALKITEVTNQEIIDVDMDGKHGNMNIKGKAVNKYNGKRAARVDTMVSHKLSLA